One genomic window of Haloferax mediterranei ATCC 33500 includes the following:
- a CDS encoding secondary thiamine-phosphate synthase enzyme YjbQ, translating to MRRTFDVQTDRRLQALDVTDKVADALPSDYDGVCTVFSQHTTAGVCVNEAESRLLGDIESMLAGTVPDEGWDHDKLDGNADSHLRALLVGNGISIPVADGTLDLGRWQSVLLVECDGPRTRTVTVATP from the coding sequence ATGCGCCGAACCTTCGACGTACAAACAGACAGGCGTCTGCAGGCTCTCGACGTGACCGACAAGGTCGCCGACGCGCTTCCATCCGACTACGACGGCGTCTGTACGGTCTTTTCGCAACACACCACTGCGGGCGTCTGTGTCAACGAAGCTGAGTCGCGTCTCCTCGGCGATATCGAATCGATGCTCGCCGGGACCGTGCCTGACGAAGGGTGGGACCACGACAAACTCGACGGGAATGCGGATTCGCACCTCCGCGCGCTGCTGGTCGGCAACGGCATCTCGATTCCGGTCGCCGACGGCACACTCGACCTCGGGCGGTGGCAGTCGGTGCTCCTCGTCGAGTGCGACGGCCCGCGGACGCGAACGGTGACTGTGGCAACTCCATAG
- a CDS encoding DUF5795 family protein, which produces MVTPETLAELVEGERPMEAEPIQDADFECPDCGENVIQVGYMPSVTEFVTAYKCQECDWADDDRDE; this is translated from the coding sequence ATGGTCACACCAGAGACGCTCGCCGAACTCGTCGAGGGTGAACGACCGATGGAAGCCGAGCCGATTCAGGACGCCGATTTCGAGTGTCCCGACTGTGGAGAAAACGTGATTCAGGTCGGCTACATGCCGAGTGTGACGGAATTCGTGACCGCCTACAAGTGCCAGGAGTGCGACTGGGCGGACGACGACCGCGACGAATAG
- a CDS encoding DNA N-6-adenine-methyltransferase, protein MSDRQSVQGTLAGHQQDPDDNEYATPPEIWRPLSRAVGGFDLDSASGAEPTPIAPTRFTAEDDGLRQPWHGKVFCNPPWSTNGDGSAKHDWLQKARTEASRDAVDVVVMLLPADTSAHWFHDHVLEAEAICLVGPGRIPFIGENRNPSFQLSISVFGEVQRPLLDALDTLGAVIRGKTVYEPAIQTRFGGDRR, encoded by the coding sequence GTGAGCGACCGTCAGTCAGTCCAGGGTACGCTAGCGGGCCACCAGCAAGACCCGGACGATAACGAGTACGCTACTCCTCCGGAGATTTGGCGGCCCCTTTCACGCGCAGTCGGGGGTTTCGACCTTGACTCCGCAAGTGGTGCCGAACCTACGCCAATCGCTCCGACACGGTTTACTGCAGAGGACGACGGCCTGAGACAACCATGGCACGGGAAGGTGTTCTGTAACCCGCCGTGGTCCACGAACGGTGACGGAAGCGCGAAACACGACTGGTTACAGAAAGCACGAACCGAAGCGAGCCGCGACGCCGTCGACGTCGTGGTCATGCTTCTTCCAGCGGATACCTCCGCTCACTGGTTCCATGACCACGTTCTCGAAGCAGAAGCGATCTGTCTCGTCGGTCCGGGTCGGATACCGTTCATCGGTGAAAACCGAAACCCCTCATTCCAACTGTCGATTTCCGTATTTGGCGAGGTACAGCGTCCGCTTCTCGATGCGCTTGATACACTCGGGGCGGTCATCCGTGGGAAGACTGTCTACGAACCGGCCATCCAGACGAGATTTGGAGGTGACCGGCGGTGA
- a CDS encoding DUF7845 domain-containing protein, with product MSDDPHPGEVVAEFSVLDEATAVTSDEDDTVASAVEGEYVPEHLDEDVQEERDRVEFELPEYVAACRYCQTTFESEEAALEHEWNCDLEPTGECRFCSGTHIRRDVREDHFYSCAEAEMHERRQKRGVRARTMRGQDSKTAVSGLRKFLLPQPHEFAAYLKWDKSLKTYFGLVSLYKMHDFEEYGNLRAGIEFDDEEWNVEFGYADEPGLATPDDDTDLGRWDWRLEGDEVPEFIVRVYPEAYSSFTDAKDDNRKRAYFRVRPRWPGIESKSGKSIPNPHGILGVDVETRGSYFEFDQYPSVLFEALRELRERQDEFGWNSFTGIDYQALSPENVHDSSNITDAELYVRAKKGETGKVFALDGTLHRISLILGRERSGYSKTVRDDRECAGYYHTATICAMRAAEVVGGHELPKEFKHYHVRNPDAVEGTPLENPKIGVSYQNSLYDDVLRFKDVESLYKELEEGLLNVLNWSDLPVTPDHQKYVADDYFAVDGEARMVKVIDNPLPRIAQQQDDEIRKFAAAGNMYETDIDLVDELATDGGNWSPAELAEAIGKDIDTVYKSLKRLGDLVIHEYGHVELASKHIANGIVEHIESARRTVEATLEEAADDIIRADTYGGGDGPWERWLRNYVRGRSDDRDDGRERLELAPQETRQEVKRILRTGAARWAEVTGNDWKQFAREFAVVGEAYDTSAPLTYSFGELRQLVG from the coding sequence GTGAGCGACGACCCGCATCCCGGCGAGGTCGTCGCGGAGTTTTCGGTCCTCGACGAGGCGACCGCCGTCACGTCGGACGAAGACGACACCGTCGCGTCCGCAGTTGAAGGTGAGTACGTTCCGGAACACCTCGACGAAGACGTCCAGGAGGAACGCGACCGCGTCGAGTTCGAACTGCCCGAGTACGTCGCCGCATGTCGGTACTGCCAGACGACCTTCGAGAGCGAAGAAGCCGCGCTCGAACACGAATGGAACTGCGACCTCGAACCGACCGGTGAGTGTCGCTTCTGTAGTGGTACGCACATTCGGAGGGACGTTCGCGAGGATCACTTCTACTCGTGCGCGGAGGCAGAGATGCACGAGCGTCGTCAGAAGCGTGGCGTACGCGCTCGGACGATGCGCGGGCAAGACTCGAAGACAGCCGTTTCAGGTCTTCGGAAGTTCCTCTTGCCGCAACCGCACGAGTTCGCGGCGTACCTCAAGTGGGATAAGTCGCTGAAAACCTACTTCGGACTCGTCTCACTCTACAAAATGCACGACTTCGAAGAGTACGGCAACCTCCGCGCCGGGATCGAGTTCGATGACGAAGAGTGGAACGTCGAGTTCGGGTACGCCGACGAGCCTGGTCTCGCGACGCCAGACGACGATACCGATCTCGGTCGATGGGACTGGCGACTCGAGGGAGACGAAGTCCCCGAGTTCATCGTCCGCGTCTATCCCGAAGCCTACAGCTCGTTCACGGACGCGAAGGACGACAACCGGAAGCGCGCGTACTTCCGTGTCCGGCCGCGATGGCCCGGTATCGAGTCCAAGAGCGGCAAGTCGATTCCGAATCCCCACGGCATTCTCGGCGTCGACGTCGAGACGCGTGGGAGTTACTTCGAGTTCGACCAGTACCCGAGCGTGCTGTTCGAGGCGCTGCGCGAACTTCGCGAGCGGCAAGACGAATTCGGTTGGAATTCTTTTACTGGAATCGATTATCAGGCACTCTCGCCGGAGAATGTCCACGACTCGTCGAACATCACTGACGCCGAGCTTTACGTGCGCGCGAAGAAGGGCGAGACTGGCAAGGTGTTCGCGCTCGACGGCACACTCCACCGCATTTCACTGATTCTTGGTCGTGAGCGAAGCGGCTACTCGAAGACTGTTCGCGATGACCGCGAGTGCGCTGGCTACTACCACACCGCGACGATCTGCGCGATGCGCGCTGCCGAGGTCGTCGGTGGACACGAACTCCCGAAGGAGTTCAAACACTACCACGTCCGCAACCCCGACGCCGTCGAAGGGACTCCTTTGGAGAACCCGAAAATCGGTGTCTCCTATCAGAACTCACTGTACGACGATGTCCTCCGATTCAAGGACGTCGAGAGCCTCTACAAGGAACTCGAAGAAGGACTCTTGAACGTCCTGAACTGGTCAGACCTGCCAGTGACGCCGGACCACCAGAAGTACGTCGCGGATGACTACTTCGCCGTCGACGGCGAGGCGCGGATGGTCAAAGTCATCGACAACCCGCTGCCGCGTATCGCCCAGCAGCAGGACGACGAGATTCGGAAGTTCGCCGCCGCTGGGAATATGTACGAGACCGATATCGACCTCGTCGACGAACTCGCGACCGACGGCGGTAACTGGTCACCAGCGGAACTCGCCGAGGCGATTGGCAAAGATATCGATACTGTGTATAAGTCGTTGAAGCGTCTCGGCGACCTGGTCATCCACGAGTACGGTCACGTCGAACTCGCGTCGAAGCACATCGCGAACGGGATCGTCGAACACATTGAGTCCGCGCGGCGGACTGTCGAGGCCACGCTCGAGGAAGCTGCCGACGACATCATCCGCGCGGACACCTACGGCGGTGGAGACGGCCCGTGGGAACGCTGGCTGCGCAACTACGTCCGTGGCCGTTCCGATGATCGCGACGACGGTCGCGAGCGTCTCGAGCTTGCACCACAGGAGACGCGCCAGGAGGTCAAGCGTATCCTTCGGACTGGCGCTGCGAGGTGGGCAGAGGTGACTGGGAACGACTGGAAGCAGTTCGCCCGCGAGTTCGCTGTTGTCGGTGAGGCCTACGACACCTCCGCTCCGTTGACGTACAGCTTCGGTGAACTCCGTCAGCTCGTCGGCTGA
- a CDS encoding site-specific integrase — translation MQARPYPSKSGKRLWLSRAEQEKLLSLVEDEYPRRRIALDLALHGLRSDEVRNVEPRHFEPLDDQGKWRLTVPDGKSGARDTPVSQSLRERVKYLKSAARMRADEPIIDVSTRSLRDWIVEARGKLADDLDDDRWHDLGMHDLRRTWATDTFYSLAFEGVPIAEELTMAWGGWAMTDSGRETFRRNYLGPVPDHITSKAMAHLSIS, via the coding sequence ATGCAAGCACGCCCATATCCATCGAAGTCAGGAAAGCGACTGTGGCTCTCACGCGCGGAACAAGAGAAACTCCTCTCGCTCGTCGAGGACGAGTACCCACGTCGTCGCATCGCACTCGACCTCGCGCTTCACGGTCTCCGCAGCGACGAAGTCCGGAACGTCGAGCCGCGACACTTCGAGCCCCTCGACGACCAGGGGAAGTGGCGACTCACCGTCCCCGACGGGAAATCCGGCGCTCGGGACACGCCGGTATCGCAGTCTCTTCGCGAACGCGTGAAGTACCTGAAGTCCGCAGCGCGGATGCGAGCTGACGAACCAATCATCGATGTCTCGACCCGGTCACTGCGAGATTGGATTGTTGAGGCACGCGGAAAGTTGGCTGATGACCTCGACGACGACCGCTGGCACGACCTCGGGATGCACGACCTTCGCCGGACGTGGGCGACGGATACGTTCTACTCGCTCGCGTTCGAGGGTGTTCCTATTGCTGAGGAGTTGACGATGGCGTGGGGCGGATGGGCGATGACCGACTCCGGGCGTGAGACGTTCCGTCGGAACTACCTCGGTCCGGTGCCGGATCACATCACCTCGAAAGCGATGGCTCATCTGTCCATTTCGTGA
- a CDS encoding class I SAM-dependent methyltransferase: protein MSNRVASPLKLNLGCGDDIKQGWLNVDYRPGEMGVRGDVVEPDEMHDLNETPWPWPDDSAERILLDNVLEHLVDPVEAMKEAIRVLAPGGRLEIVAPYPNNPSSARLDHTRQMHPVEFLKDGDWLFPELSVVDWSVSRVRVGRLLPSDRFALWVCDTFGLFGIDSWTVVLEVQR from the coding sequence ATGAGCAATCGAGTCGCATCGCCGCTAAAGCTCAACCTCGGGTGTGGTGACGACATCAAACAGGGGTGGCTCAACGTCGATTACCGTCCTGGAGAGATGGGCGTTCGAGGCGACGTTGTTGAGCCTGACGAGATGCACGATCTCAACGAGACGCCATGGCCATGGCCGGATGACTCGGCAGAGCGTATCCTTCTCGATAATGTTCTCGAGCACTTGGTCGATCCAGTCGAGGCGATGAAGGAAGCAATTCGAGTACTCGCGCCGGGTGGTCGTTTGGAGATCGTCGCACCGTACCCAAACAATCCATCATCGGCTCGGCTCGATCACACGCGCCAGATGCATCCAGTAGAATTCCTCAAGGATGGTGACTGGTTGTTCCCAGAGCTTTCGGTAGTCGACTGGTCCGTGTCTCGTGTGCGTGTGGGCCGACTACTGCCGAGTGACCGGTTCGCGCTCTGGGTGTGCGATACGTTCGGTCTGTTTGGGATTGACTCGTGGACTGTCGTCTTGGAGGTTCAGCGATGA